Proteins encoded in a region of the Populus nigra chromosome 3, ddPopNigr1.1, whole genome shotgun sequence genome:
- the LOC133690290 gene encoding bifunctional dethiobiotin synthetase/7,8-diamino-pelargonic acid aminotransferase, mitochondrial-like, with the protein MLFLHLRSSRHHSLLRIHIKFLSTISSQHLHLPLSFPTYMIWGSNTSLGKTLISTGLASSFLLSPRTTNKTPKFVYLKPIQTGFPSDSDSHFVFSKLSSLASLRSSPLSLSASNSVLNSSLSAASSLFGDDSKTKGQNLGIYNLNFTEENRFVKDGVNVVSELVCETLYAWKEAVSPHLAAEKENGVVEDSLVLETLEKCLRKEEDRKFEEMDVFCVVETAGGVASPGPSGTLQCDLYRPFRLPGVLMGDGRLGGISGTISAYESLKLRGYDIVAVVLEDHGLVNEVPLLSYLRNRVPVIVLPPVPQDMSNDLVEWFGDSDDAFNSLKEIMISAFSERILRLNDMAKKAVHTLWWPFTQHKLVPKEAVTVIDSRCGENFAIYKVQGNQFITQQFDGCASWWTQGPDATLQTELAREMGYTAARYGHVMFPENVYEPALECAELLLEGVGKGWASRTYYSDNGSTAIEIALKMAFRKFSFDNGLLLDFSNNNRTDKSVQLKVLALKGSYHGDTLGAMEAQAPSSYTGFLQQPWYTGRGLFLDPPTVSMSNNKWNLSLPEGMHCENMIKKDMNFSTRDEIFDQSRDKSDLTGVYSSYISQKLLQYPALKESIHVGALIIEPVIQGAGGMLMIDPLFQRVLVSQCRSRNIPVIFDEVFTGFWRLGTESAAELLGCLPDIACFAKLMTGGVIPLAATLASDAVFDSFLGESKLKALLHGHSYSAHAMGCSAAATSIKWFKDPQTNHNIISGRRLLRELWNAELVQQISSHPSVERVIALGTLFALELRAEGHNVGYASLYARSLLQKLREDGVYMRPLGNVIYLMCGPCTSPEICTSLLIKLYTRLEEFTQVQQASC; encoded by the exons ATGCTCTTCCTCCACCTCCGCAGTAGCCGCCACCACTCGCTCCTCCGCATCCACATCAAATTCCTCTCCACAATTTCCTCACAGCATTTGCACCTCCCACTCTCCTTCCCAACCTACATGATATGGGGCTCCAACACTTCCCTCGGCAAAACCCTAATTTCCACCGGCCTCGCCTCTTCCTTCCTCCTCTCCCCCCGTACCACCAACAAAACCCCCAAATTCGTCTACCTCAAACCAATCCAAACCGGTTTCCCTTCCGATTCCGATTCTCATTTCGTCTTTTCTAAACTCTCCTCCCTCGCTTCACTCCgttcctctcctctctctctctctgcctcCAATTCCGTCCTCAATTCCTCCCTTTCCGCTGCCAGTTCCCTCTTTGGCGACGATTCTAAGACCAAGGGTCAGAACTTAGggatttataatttgaatttcacTGAGGAGAACAGGTTTGTGAAAGATGGGGTTAATGTGGTTTCGGAGTTGGTTTGTGAAACTTTGTATGCATGGAAGGAGGCTGTTTCGCCGCACTTGGCAGCAGAGAAGGAGAATGGAGTTGTGGAGGATTCTTTAGTGTTGGAGACTTTAGAGAAGTGTTTGAGAAAAGAAGAGGATAGAAAGTTTGAGGAAATGGATGTTTTTTGCGTGGTTGAGACTGCTGGTGGCGTTGCGAGTCCAGGTCCGTCTGGGACCTTACAATGTGACTTGTACCG GCCTTTTCGCTTACCTGGTGTTCTTATGGGAGACGGCAGGCTAGGTGGTATTTCTGGAACCATTTCAGCTTATGAGAGTTTAAAACTTCGAGGGTATGATATTGTTGCTGTTGTTTTGGAAGATCATGGCCTTGTTAATGAGGTGCCATTATTGTCATATTTGCGAAATAG GGTTCCTGTAATTGTGCTTCCACCTGTGCCACAAGATATGTCAAATGACTTGGTGGAATGGTTTGGTGATTCTGATGATGCATTTAATTCTCTAAAGGAAATAATGATATCAGCTTTTTCAGAAAGAATTCTGAGACTGAATGACATGGCAAAAAAGGCAGTACACACTTTGTGGTGGCCGTTTACTCAGCACAAACTGGTACCAAAAGAGGCTGTTACTGTTATTGATTCAAGATGTGGCGAGAACTTTGCCATTTACAAG GTCCAAGGCAATCAGTTTATTACTCAACAATTTGATGGATGCGCTAGTTGGTGGACCCAAGGACCTGATGCTACTCTGCAG ACTGAGCTTGCTAGAGAGATGGGTTATACTGCTGCAAGATATGGTCATGTAATGTTTCCAGAGAATGTTTATGAGCCGGCGTTGGAATGTGCAGAGCTTTTGCTTGAGGGTGTGGGTAAAG GGTGGGCTTCAAGGACATACTATTCAGATAATGGATCAACGGCAATTGAAATTGCTCTCAAAATGGCATTTCgcaaattttcctttgataaTGGACTCCTTTTAGATTTTTCCAACAATAACAGAACTGACAAATCTGTCCAACTAAAG GTATTGGCTCTCAAAGGATCTTATCATGGTGACACTTTGGGTGCGATGGAAGCTCAAGCACCATCATCTTATACAGGCTTCCTCCAACAGCCATG GTACACAGGAAGAGGGCTTTTTCTAGACCCTCCTACAGTGTCTATGTCCAATAATAAATGGAATCTTTCTTTACCTGAGGGAATGCATTGTGAAAATATGATTAAGAAAGACATGA ACTTCAGCACTCGTGATGAAATATTTGACCAGAGCAGGGACAAATCAGATCTCACAGGAGTTTATTCCTCATATATATCGCAGAAATTATTACAATACCCCGCATTAAAAGAATCTATCCATGTTGGAGCGTTGATTATCGAACCAG TTATCCAAGGTGCTGGTGGAATGCTTATGATTGATCCACTTTTCCAAAGGGTGCTTGTAAGTCAGTGCCGAAGTAGAAATATTCCAGTTATATTTGATGAAGTTTTCACAGGTTTCTGGCGTCTTGGAACAGAG TCTGCAGCAGAACTACTTGGTTGTCTACCTGATATAGCCTGCTTTGCAAAGCTGATGACTGGCGGGGTTATACCCTTGGCTGCAACATTGGCCTCAGATGCAGTTTTTGATTCTTTTCTTGGAGAATCAAAG CTCAAAGCCCTTTTGCACGGACACTCATACTCTGCTCATGCTATGGGGTGCTCGGCAGCTGCTACATCAATTAAATGGTTTAAGGATCCTCAAACAAACCATAATATTATTTCTGGGCGAAGATTGCTTAGGGAG TTATGGAATGCGGAACTGGTGCAACAGATCTCATCACATCCTTCGGTTGAAAGAGTGATAGCATTAGGAACTCTTTTTGCTCTAGAACTAAGAGCAGAAGGGCATAATGTCGG GTACGCATCCCTCTATGCCCGCTCTCTTCTTCAGAAGCTCCGTGAAGATGGTGTTTACATGAGGCCTTTGGGTAATGTCATATATCTCATGTGTGGGCCATGCACATCTCCTGAGATCTGCACAAGCCTACTCATTAAACTTTACACGAGACTTGAAGAGTTCACCCAGGTACAGCAGGCTTCCTGCTAA